A window of Glycine soja cultivar W05 chromosome 13, ASM419377v2, whole genome shotgun sequence genomic DNA:
CCACATATGGACTCCAAACTTTAACTATGTTAGATAAAATGAATGACAAGAACCAAATTAAacccttttaaaaaattagataatcaaattgaacataaagaaaatataaaatcaaatccaaccagaataataaattagagagaaaaaactagtagttttaaaaaaggattaattaagtttttggtccttaaatttttttaaaatttgatttttagtctttaaataaaagtttaacgGGTCAAAATCtctcaattttttcaaaattcaatttttagtctATAAACAAAAGTTTGAGTCATTAagatttctttacttttttttcattaaggTTTTATTccttaaacttttgaaaaattaaatttttagtctctaaaatctaattaaataaataaaaatcatggaTTCAAATTTTTGATtagggattaaaaattaaaaaatttaaaagttttggGACGTTGAtcgatcaaataaaaatttagagattaaattttgatagaaaaaattaaaaaatcttgattaatcaaacttttatttagagattaaaaatttaattttgaaaaaatttagcaactaaaaatttagttttaaaaaagaactatTTAAAAGTATAGAAAAATGGCACAAGCGACACCGTTGCATCCTAGACAGCATATTCGCTGGGGGTTTTGTTAGAACCTTTGTCGCTTGGCGCAATCCATTGGTACTCGAAGGGGGTTTTAGGTTGctcttcttcttcaaccttaGCCATGGAGTCTCTCCCAAAAATTCGTCATTCTCACATCTCACTCAATCACTCACTACTTCAACGAGGTTCTCAGTGCCATCGTTCTTCATTTCCGACACCCTTCTCTTCCCTCTCTCCACCACTCCCTCCATTCTCTCCTATCAGAGTCTCATCTTCACCATCACCGTCACCCAAACCCCAAAACCCCTTAACCCTAAACCTTCTTCTCCCTCCTCTCGTCAAACCCACCTGCATCGCCATAGCCGCGACCGCATTCTTCTTCATGCGCCTCCACTCTCCCCCCGTTGCATTCGCATCGACGCCGGTCGCTCCACCGGAATCCGCCGAGTCGGAAACTCTACCCAACGAAAGCGCCACTGAGGAGCAACTTCGCACCACCGACACCGACGCGCTTCAATCGCTCCTTCAAACCAAGATCAGAGCCCTCGAAATCAACGAAGCGATTCGCGTTTTAGACCGTCTGTCCGAGCTCGAGCCCGAGGAGTCCGAGTACCCGCTCCTAAAGGCTCACCTGCACATGCGCTACGGCGAGCACGAGCTCGCCGCGAACGTGTTCGAGGAATTGCTTCACAGAGATCCGTTCCACGTGGAGGCCTATCGCGGCCTCTTAATGCTGACTTCAGAGACGAACAAGCCAACGGAGGAACTATTGAAGAGAATCGAAGAGGCCGCCGCGAAGGTTTGCGAGGAACAAGAGAGGGATTCCGATGTGAGGGACCTTAAGTTGTTGATTGCGCAGATAAAGGTTATCAATGGGGATTTATCCGAAGCACTGAAGGTGTATGAGGAGCTTGT
This region includes:
- the LOC114380989 gene encoding protein SLOW GREEN 1, chloroplastic-like, which gives rise to MESLPKIRHSHISLNHSLLQRGSQCHRSSFPTPFSSLSPPLPPFSPIRVSSSPSPSPKPQNPLTLNLLLPPLVKPTCIAIAATAFFFMRLHSPPVAFASTPVAPPESAESETLPNESATEEQLRTTDTDALQSLLQTKIRALEINEAIRVLDRLSELEPEESEYPLLKAHLHMRYGEHELAANVFEELLHRDPFHVEAYRGLLMLTSETNKPTEELLKRIEEAAAKVCEEQERDSDVRDLKLLIAQIKVINGDLSEALKVYEELVKEEPKDFRPYLCQGIVYSMLRKKDEAEKQFEKYRALVPEDHPYKHHFEENTQFLERRGVGGAKS